Proteins from a single region of Oncorhynchus tshawytscha isolate Ot180627B linkage group LG03, Otsh_v2.0, whole genome shotgun sequence:
- the gpr45 gene encoding high-affinity lysophosphatidic acid receptor: MAFCNGSLLARCAPLMELEEEEGVVISPPPPPPPGVGTTSPLMPVTLRVTLAAIMIFMIAIGFLGNAIVCLIVYQKPAMRSAINLLLATLAFSDIMLSLLCMPFTAVTVATADWRFGGGFCRASVMLYWLFVLEGVSILLIISVDRFLIIVQRQDKLTPHRAKLLIGASWALSLCVALPSVIGWRAGAAGVTGIGGAWAPQCVLGYSESLADRCYTVLLAVAVFFVPFGIMLYSYLCILNTVRRNALRIHNHTSDQASLPVLNQVSKLGLTGLQRPPQVNVDMSFKTRAFTTILILFIGFSVCWLPHTVVSLLAVFSRRFYFSPAFYPVSVGALWLSYLKTVFNPVIYCWRIRKFREACLEFMPKSCRLCPRVPGRSHRRVRPSNIYVCSETQSAV, from the coding sequence ATGGCGTTTTGCAACGGCAGCCTGCTGGCTAGGTGTGCCCCCCTGATGGAGCTGGAAGAAGAGGAAGGGGTGGTGATTTCACCACCGCCGCCTCCGCCGCCAGGGGTTGGGACTACTAGTCCCCTGATGCCTGTCACCCTGCGTGTGACGCTGGCCGCTATCATGATCTTCATGATCGCCATCGGTTTCCTGGGCAATGCCATCGTGTGTCTGATCGTCTACCAGAAGCCCGCCATGCGTTCTGCCATCAACCTGCTCCTCGCTACGCTGGCATTCTCTGACATCATGCTCTCGCTGCTCTGCATGCCCTTCACTGCCGTCACCGTGGCTACCGCCGACTGGCGCTTCGGGGGCGGGTTCTGCCGTGCTTCCGTCATGCTCTATTGGCTCTTTGTCCTGGAGGGCGTGtccatcctcctcatcatcagcGTAGACCGTTTCCTCATTATCGTTCAGCGGCAGGACAAGCTGACGCCACACCGTGCCAAGCTGCTCATCGGCGCTTCCTGGGCGCTGTCCCTCTGCGTGGCCCTCCCGTCCGTGATCGGCTGGCGGGCGGGCGCGGCGGGTGTGACTGGCATTGGGGGGGCCTGGGCACCACAGTGCGTGCTGGGCTACAGTGAGTCGCTGGCCGACCGCTGCTACACGGTGCTGCTGGCAGTGGCTGTATTCTTTGTGCCGTTCGGCATCATGCTCTACTCCTACCTGTGCATCCTTAACACTGTCCGACGCAACGCCCTGCGCATCCACAACCACACCTCCGACCAGGCCAGCCTCCCGGTCCTCAACCAGGTCAGCAAGCTGGGCCTGACTGGCCTGCAACGTCCCCCGCAGGTCAATGTGGACATGAGCTTCAAGACACGGGCCTTCACCACCATCCTCATCCTCTTCATCGGCTTCTCTGTGTGCTGGCTGCCCCACACAGTGGTCAGTTTGCTGGCCGTGTTCAGCCGGAGGTTCTACTTCAGCCCTGCCTTCTATCCGGTCAGTGTGGGGGCTCTGTGGCTCAGCTATCTGAAGACCGTGTTTAACCCAGTCATCTACTGCTGGAGGATCAGGAAGTTCCGGGAGGCGTGTCTGGAGTTCATGCCCAAGAGCTGCAGGCTGTGTCCCAGGGTGCCGGGCCGGAGCCACAGGAGGGTGAGGCCCAGTAACATCTACGTGTGCAGTGAGACCCAGTCAGCTGTGTGA